A DNA window from Portunus trituberculatus isolate SZX2019 chromosome 47, ASM1759143v1, whole genome shotgun sequence contains the following coding sequences:
- the LOC123520810 gene encoding uncharacterized protein LOC123520810 isoform X2 → MSSLHLLSLLVVWITVVVGDPLRAERIRRGVGSQFPASGRSLLTEASVGHVLVAAPRDSRLINVQPNIPALEYRLPDNYTLIIANPVDNFRCNDRPYGYYADVENDCKIFHVCLPLQQLYPLNFTAPITYQFSFICNFETQFSQDSMTCAWRDEALPCELSPELYSLNMNFGRKVLTDDGKGERYAKVNEPLP, encoded by the exons ATGTCGAGTCTTCACCTTCTGTCGCTGCTTGTTG TGTGGATAACTGTGGTTGTCGGAGATCCACTGAGAGCCGAGAGAATCCGTCGAGGAGTCGGTTCACAATTTCCTGCATCGGGGAGGAGCCTCTTGACTGAGGCATCCGTTGGCCACGTTCTGGTAGCCGCACCCAGAGATTCCCGCCTCATCAATGTGCAGCCAAATATTCCGGCTCTAGAATATCGTTTGCCTGACAACTACACGCTGATCATAGCAAATCCAGTGGATAACTTCAGATGCAATGACAGA CCTTATGGTTACTATGCTGACGTCGAGAACGATTGCAAGATCTTCCACGTGTGTCTGCCTCTCCAGCAACTGTACCCCCTTAACTTCACAGCTCCCATCACTTACCAGTTCTCCTTCATCTGCAACTTTGAAACGCAGTTTAGCCAG GACAGCATGACTTGCGCTTGGAGAGATGAGGCGCTTCCGTGCGAGTTATCTCCTGAGCTGTACTCTCTGAATATGAACTTCGGCAGAAAGGTTCTTACAGATGATGGCAAAGGAGAAAGATACGCCAAAGTGAACGAACCTCTCCCTTAA
- the LOC123520626 gene encoding formin-like protein 18 isoform X3 translates to MIVWLLLAVTGVTGEPPQRRFLPQETRLQYARTIATSILSRTPPGAQLIGARGDLPPLIDRLVYNASSIRRNIVDTFDCNGRVYGYYADQDNDCQIFHICVPMQQLFPDLYDFEDIFHFSFICPGYTIFSQDSMTCDWEDWAFPCPQASELYHRNNHFFVVPAEDVQRTSTTPSSTSTTQTPRSTPSPSPSSTPSRRPPSFLLRASTLSPPKTSPSPSSTPSPNLSPSSSSSPSPSPSPSPTPIPIRRSSTRRRGFPLPLTHSSNLRAAFRRNRAMLLFSPSRR, encoded by the exons ATGATCGTGTGGCTGCTGCTGGCAG TGACGGGCGTCACGGGCGAGCCGCCGCAAAGGAGGTTCCTGCCCCAGGAGACACGCCTACAGTATGCCCGCACTATCGCCACCTCTATCCTGAGCCGCACACCCCCCGGAGCTCAGCTGATTGGCGCCCGGGGAGATCTACCACCATTGATAGATCGTCTGGTATACAACGCTTCCTCTATACGCCGTAACATCGTCGACACTTTTGACTGCAATGGTCGG GTGTATGGCTACTACGCTGACCAGGACAATGACTGTCAGATATTTCACATCTGCGTCCCGATGCAACAGCTGTTCCCAGATCTGTACGACTTTGAGGATATCTTCCATTTCTCGTTCATCTGTCCTGGATACACCATCTTCTCTCAG GACTCGATGACATGTGACTGGGAGGACTGGGCCTTCCCCTGCCCTCAGGCGTCGGAACTTTACCACCGCAATAATCACTTCTTCGTTGTTCCTGCCGAGGACGTGCAACGGACAAGTACCACTCCTAGCTCCACTTCCACCACGCAAACCCCACGTTCCACTCCCAGCCCCAGCCCCAGCAGCACTCCATCACGCCGTCCTCCATCTTTCCTGCTTCGtgcctccaccctctctcctcccaaaACAAGCCCCAGCCCCAGCTCCACCCCCAGTCCCAACCTCAGCCCCAGCTCCAGCTCCAGCCCTAGTCCTAGCCCCAGCCCCAGCCCCACTCCCATCCCTATAAGACGTTCCTCAACTCGGCGTCGtggcttccctcttcctctcacccacaGTTCAAATTTAAGAGCTGCCTTCCGTCGCAACCGCGCTATgctcttattttctccctcgAGACGCTGA
- the LOC123520627 gene encoding inositol polyphosphate multikinase beta-like yields MTDLAPYDLQVGGHHKGSQSHVLKDKNGRILKPLKLNANPTFNPNVKITSWENHSEDELLPLCRDELEFYQHIAISTKPDDVSLQNLMPSFYGTQAVQGPDGKDELHLLLGDLTYGLQHPCVADIKIGRTDFYPGKNSKKRGVLHELGFRLTGMRIVQIDTDSLDIRSSKDDCKTWTTPQMLEGLDKFCHGTTRVSTYLRHSIICQLQHIHHWALSQRSYKIRGSSILVVYDAEQLTSVPLDVVRDKSVVAGEVWPKVIVKMIDFAHVLHSFGCKDENYIFGLENLIKYISNKENENL; encoded by the exons ATGACTGACTTGGCACCCTATGACCTCCAAGTGGGTGGCCACCACAAGGGCAGTCAGTCAC ATGTGTTGAAAGATAAGAATGGTAGAATCTTGAAGCCTCTCAAACTCAACGCCAACCCAACCTTCAATCCTAATGTGAAGATCACGAGCTGGGAGAATCACTCGGAGGATG AGCTACTGCCACTATGTCGTGATGAGCTTGAGTTCTATCAGCACATTGCCATTTCAACCAAACCTGATGATGTGTCTCTACAGAATCTCATGCCATCATTCTATGGCACACAAGCAGTCCAAGGACCTGATGgcaagg ATGAGTTACACCTATTACTGGGAGACCTGACGTATGGCCTGCAGCATCCCTGTGTTGCAGACATCAAAATAGGTCGTACTGACTTCTATCCTGGCAAAAATTCA AAGAAACGTGGTGTGCTACATGAGCTTGGATTTCGCCTCACAGGCATGAGAATTGTGCAAATAGATACTGATTCCTTGGACATTAGGTCCAGCAAAGATGATTGCAAGACTTGGACTACACCACAAATGCTTGAAG GTTTGGATAAATTCTGCCATGGCACCACTCGTGTATCCACCTACCTGCGACACTCCATCATATGCCAGTTGCAACACATTCACCACTGGGCTCTTTCTCAGCGGAGCTATAAAATCAGAGGTAGCTCCATCTTGGTAGTGTATGATGCAGAACAGTTGACCTCAGTGCCTCTAGATGTTGTGAGGGACAAATCTGTAGTGGCTGGAGAAGTGTGGCCCAAGGTTATAGTGAAAATGATCGATTTTGCACATGTACTACATTCCTTTGGTTGTAAAGATGAAAATTATATATTTGGATTGGAGAACCTTATTAAGTAcataagtaataaagaaaatgaaaatttgTGA
- the LOC123520626 gene encoding uncharacterized protein LOC123520626 isoform X2 — protein MAAAWGRNEPVYIKPCSVKQRQRLVAPVTGVTGEPPQRRFLPQETRLQYARTIATSILSRTPPGAQLIGARGDLPPLIDRLVYNASSIRRNIVDTFDCNGRVYGYYADQDNDCQIFHICVPMQQLFPDLYDFEDIFHFSFICPGYTIFSQDSMTCDWEDWAFPCPQASELYHRNNHFFVVPAEDVQRTSTTPSSTSTTQTPRSTPSPSPSSTPSRRPPSFLLRASTLSPPKTSPSPSSTPSPNLSPSSSSSPSPSPSPSPTPIPIRRSSTRRRGFPLPLTHSSNLRAAFRRNRAMLLFSPSRR, from the exons ATGGCGGCCGCGTGGGGGAGGAACGAACCAGTCTATATAAAGCCCTGCTCGGTGAAGCAACGGCAGCGATTGGTGGCTCCCG TGACGGGCGTCACGGGCGAGCCGCCGCAAAGGAGGTTCCTGCCCCAGGAGACACGCCTACAGTATGCCCGCACTATCGCCACCTCTATCCTGAGCCGCACACCCCCCGGAGCTCAGCTGATTGGCGCCCGGGGAGATCTACCACCATTGATAGATCGTCTGGTATACAACGCTTCCTCTATACGCCGTAACATCGTCGACACTTTTGACTGCAATGGTCGG GTGTATGGCTACTACGCTGACCAGGACAATGACTGTCAGATATTTCACATCTGCGTCCCGATGCAACAGCTGTTCCCAGATCTGTACGACTTTGAGGATATCTTCCATTTCTCGTTCATCTGTCCTGGATACACCATCTTCTCTCAG GACTCGATGACATGTGACTGGGAGGACTGGGCCTTCCCCTGCCCTCAGGCGTCGGAACTTTACCACCGCAATAATCACTTCTTCGTTGTTCCTGCCGAGGACGTGCAACGGACAAGTACCACTCCTAGCTCCACTTCCACCACGCAAACCCCACGTTCCACTCCCAGCCCCAGCCCCAGCAGCACTCCATCACGCCGTCCTCCATCTTTCCTGCTTCGtgcctccaccctctctcctcccaaaACAAGCCCCAGCCCCAGCTCCACCCCCAGTCCCAACCTCAGCCCCAGCTCCAGCTCCAGCCCTAGTCCTAGCCCCAGCCCCAGCCCCACTCCCATCCCTATAAGACGTTCCTCAACTCGGCGTCGtggcttccctcttcctctcacccacaGTTCAAATTTAAGAGCTGCCTTCCGTCGCAACCGCGCTATgctcttattttctccctcgAGACGCTGA
- the LOC123520626 gene encoding uncharacterized protein LOC123520626 isoform X1, whose translation MTHECVRRCEGRHSSPSHKPSRPLAPARGAMIVWLLLAVTGVTGEPPQRRFLPQETRLQYARTIATSILSRTPPGAQLIGARGDLPPLIDRLVYNASSIRRNIVDTFDCNGRVYGYYADQDNDCQIFHICVPMQQLFPDLYDFEDIFHFSFICPGYTIFSQDSMTCDWEDWAFPCPQASELYHRNNHFFVVPAEDVQRTSTTPSSTSTTQTPRSTPSPSPSSTPSRRPPSFLLRASTLSPPKTSPSPSSTPSPNLSPSSSSSPSPSPSPSPTPIPIRRSSTRRRGFPLPLTHSSNLRAAFRRNRAMLLFSPSRR comes from the exons ATGACGCACGAGTGTGTCCGGCGGTGCGAGGGACGCCATAGCTCGCCCAGCCACAAGCCAAGTCGCCCTCTCGCTCCTGCCAG GGGCGCCATGATCGTGTGGCTGCTGCTGGCAG TGACGGGCGTCACGGGCGAGCCGCCGCAAAGGAGGTTCCTGCCCCAGGAGACACGCCTACAGTATGCCCGCACTATCGCCACCTCTATCCTGAGCCGCACACCCCCCGGAGCTCAGCTGATTGGCGCCCGGGGAGATCTACCACCATTGATAGATCGTCTGGTATACAACGCTTCCTCTATACGCCGTAACATCGTCGACACTTTTGACTGCAATGGTCGG GTGTATGGCTACTACGCTGACCAGGACAATGACTGTCAGATATTTCACATCTGCGTCCCGATGCAACAGCTGTTCCCAGATCTGTACGACTTTGAGGATATCTTCCATTTCTCGTTCATCTGTCCTGGATACACCATCTTCTCTCAG GACTCGATGACATGTGACTGGGAGGACTGGGCCTTCCCCTGCCCTCAGGCGTCGGAACTTTACCACCGCAATAATCACTTCTTCGTTGTTCCTGCCGAGGACGTGCAACGGACAAGTACCACTCCTAGCTCCACTTCCACCACGCAAACCCCACGTTCCACTCCCAGCCCCAGCCCCAGCAGCACTCCATCACGCCGTCCTCCATCTTTCCTGCTTCGtgcctccaccctctctcctcccaaaACAAGCCCCAGCCCCAGCTCCACCCCCAGTCCCAACCTCAGCCCCAGCTCCAGCTCCAGCCCTAGTCCTAGCCCCAGCCCCAGCCCCACTCCCATCCCTATAAGACGTTCCTCAACTCGGCGTCGtggcttccctcttcctctcacccacaGTTCAAATTTAAGAGCTGCCTTCCGTCGCAACCGCGCTATgctcttattttctccctcgAGACGCTGA
- the LOC123520810 gene encoding uncharacterized protein LOC123520810 isoform X1 produces MSSLHLLSLLVAVWITVVVGDPLRAERIRRGVGSQFPASGRSLLTEASVGHVLVAAPRDSRLINVQPNIPALEYRLPDNYTLIIANPVDNFRCNDRPYGYYADVENDCKIFHVCLPLQQLYPLNFTAPITYQFSFICNFETQFSQDSMTCAWRDEALPCELSPELYSLNMNFGRKVLTDDGKGERYAKVNEPLP; encoded by the exons ATGTCGAGTCTTCACCTTCTGTCGCTGCTTGTTG CAGTGTGGATAACTGTGGTTGTCGGAGATCCACTGAGAGCCGAGAGAATCCGTCGAGGAGTCGGTTCACAATTTCCTGCATCGGGGAGGAGCCTCTTGACTGAGGCATCCGTTGGCCACGTTCTGGTAGCCGCACCCAGAGATTCCCGCCTCATCAATGTGCAGCCAAATATTCCGGCTCTAGAATATCGTTTGCCTGACAACTACACGCTGATCATAGCAAATCCAGTGGATAACTTCAGATGCAATGACAGA CCTTATGGTTACTATGCTGACGTCGAGAACGATTGCAAGATCTTCCACGTGTGTCTGCCTCTCCAGCAACTGTACCCCCTTAACTTCACAGCTCCCATCACTTACCAGTTCTCCTTCATCTGCAACTTTGAAACGCAGTTTAGCCAG GACAGCATGACTTGCGCTTGGAGAGATGAGGCGCTTCCGTGCGAGTTATCTCCTGAGCTGTACTCTCTGAATATGAACTTCGGCAGAAAGGTTCTTACAGATGATGGCAAAGGAGAAAGATACGCCAAAGTGAACGAACCTCTCCCTTAA